One Tachysurus fulvidraco isolate hzauxx_2018 chromosome 2, HZAU_PFXX_2.0, whole genome shotgun sequence DNA segment encodes these proteins:
- the LOC113646179 gene encoding very-long-chain (3R)-3-hydroxyacyl-CoA dehydratase-like isoform X1, with protein sequence MDQQQEATQSIPAGKREEQCSVLDALRRHYLFVYNLLQFLGFSWTFSLLTANLILHGQGALYSAFSSCAAVLYGCQMLAVLEVINAAVGLVNTPVFPAMIQVMGRNVVLFVVFGSLPEMQESSVVFWVFYLWSISEVFRLAFPVLSLDAKFRILIWLRHALLYPLTTLTEAVAVLQSLPLFDQTRLFSVPLPEAVGFSVSFSFSLRLYLLLMFFGFAINIRHLVSPSRRSFRLKEHTD encoded by the exons GAGGCCACACAGAGTATTCCAGCTGGTAAACGTGAGGAGCAGTGCAGCG TGCTAGACGCCCTGAGAAGACACTACCTGTTTGTGTACAACCTACTTCAGTTCCTGGGCTTCTCCTGGACCTTCAGCCTTCTGACAGCCAATCTCATCCTGCATGGTCAAG GTGCTTTGTATAGTGCGTTTAGCTCCTGTGCCGCGGTGCTGTATGGCTGTCAGATGTTGGCGGTTCTGGAGGTGATTAACGCAGCAGTCGGTCTGGTTAATACTCCTGTCTTCCCTGCCATGATACAG GTGATGGGGAGGAACGTGGTTCTGTTTGTGGTCTTTGGCAGTTTGCCAGAGATGCAGGAGAGCAGTGTGGTCTTCTGGGTTTTTTACCTCTGGAGTATCTCTGAGGTCTTCAG gcttgCGTTTCCCGTGCTGAGTCTTGATGCCAAGTTCAGGATACTGATCTGGCTCCGTCATGCACTGCTGTACCCCCTCACTACTCTGACAGAAG CTGTTGCTGTGCTCCAGTCTCTTCCGCTGTTCGATCAGACCAGACTCTTCAGCGTTCCTCTCCCTGAGGCAGTGGGTTTCTCCGTCAGTTTCTCCTTCTCGCTCCGACTCTACCTCCTCCTCATGTTTTTTG gATTTGCCATAAACATCCGACATCTGGTGAGCCCAAGCAGAAGATCCTTTCGACTGAAAGAGCACACAGACTGA
- the LOC113646179 gene encoding very-long-chain (3R)-3-hydroxyacyl-CoA dehydratase-like isoform X2 — translation MDQQQEATQSIPAGKREEQCSVLDALRRHYLFVYNLLQFLGFSWTFSLLTANLILHGQGALYSAFSSCAAVLYGCQMLAVLEVMGRNVVLFVVFGSLPEMQESSVVFWVFYLWSISEVFRLAFPVLSLDAKFRILIWLRHALLYPLTTLTEAVAVLQSLPLFDQTRLFSVPLPEAVGFSVSFSFSLRLYLLLMFFGFAINIRHLVSPSRRSFRLKEHTD, via the exons GAGGCCACACAGAGTATTCCAGCTGGTAAACGTGAGGAGCAGTGCAGCG TGCTAGACGCCCTGAGAAGACACTACCTGTTTGTGTACAACCTACTTCAGTTCCTGGGCTTCTCCTGGACCTTCAGCCTTCTGACAGCCAATCTCATCCTGCATGGTCAAG GTGCTTTGTATAGTGCGTTTAGCTCCTGTGCCGCGGTGCTGTATGGCTGTCAGATGTTGGCGGTTCTGGAG GTGATGGGGAGGAACGTGGTTCTGTTTGTGGTCTTTGGCAGTTTGCCAGAGATGCAGGAGAGCAGTGTGGTCTTCTGGGTTTTTTACCTCTGGAGTATCTCTGAGGTCTTCAG gcttgCGTTTCCCGTGCTGAGTCTTGATGCCAAGTTCAGGATACTGATCTGGCTCCGTCATGCACTGCTGTACCCCCTCACTACTCTGACAGAAG CTGTTGCTGTGCTCCAGTCTCTTCCGCTGTTCGATCAGACCAGACTCTTCAGCGTTCCTCTCCCTGAGGCAGTGGGTTTCTCCGTCAGTTTCTCCTTCTCGCTCCGACTCTACCTCCTCCTCATGTTTTTTG gATTTGCCATAAACATCCGACATCTGGTGAGCCCAAGCAGAAGATCCTTTCGACTGAAAGAGCACACAGACTGA